The Cystobacter ferrugineus genome includes the window GTAGTTGATGCGGTGCCCGTTGCGGCCCACCAGCCTGTCCACCACCAGCTGCGGCTTTCCCGCGTGCAGCACCTCCAGCCTGTCGTCATACATGCGCACCCGCACGCGCTGGCCCACCAGCCGCGAGGGCACCGAGTACGTGTTGTGCTGCACCCGGATGGTGCTCCACGCCGTGACGACTACCTCCAGCTCGCTGTACTCCACCAGCCGCTGCACCGACAGCGGCCTCATCGCCGCGAGCTCTTCCTCGACCTTCACTCCGCGCAGCCGGTTGGCCTTCTCCAGCACGCCCTGCACCCAGCTCTCGTACGCCGCGGCGCTCTCGAAGTCCCGGCTGCCGCGCATCAGCAGGTGTTGCACCAGCCGGCGTTTGAGTGCGCCGTTGAGCGCCTCCACGTCCCCGTTCTGCTCCTTCTTGCCCACTTCAATCGTACGCGGCTCCATGC containing:
- a CDS encoding Mu transposase domain-containing protein, producing the protein MEPRTIEVGKKEQNGDVEALNGALKRRLVQHLLMRGSRDFESAAAYESWVQGVLEKANRLRGVKVEEELAAMRPLSVQRLVEYSELEVVVTAWSTIRVQHNTYSVPSRLVGQRVRVRMYDDRLEVLHAGKPQLVVDRLVGRNGHRINYRHIIWSLVQKPGAFAQYRYREDLFPSLVFRQAYDELQRVHEGRAADVEYLRILHLAASTLEAQVEQVLARLLAEGGLRGAEQVKALVAPARPEVPELAQPEVDLSSYDALLVEQREVAS